A single Lactuca sativa cultivar Salinas chromosome 8, Lsat_Salinas_v11, whole genome shotgun sequence DNA region contains:
- the LOC111921117 gene encoding uncharacterized protein LOC111921117 — MKAIAVKSESYWQCCAIDNADDVDSPVWTESEDKTFLDACIHELTTNGREGSGLKVKLKNKTGNIYDPIKNKFNLTDEQWKEEGKLNKYVLSLKTRPLLFPDLCTQLFEGSTSTGFQSWGPSSTVPRPVEEFSAHDFDDGVPMETSTQHVGVSEESSGRSKNTKVGGNKRVGGKKRDARALEVEEEIVKLARSLVEKNERIEKSEKDKDVDACMEKLNKMEWGKEDERYKTALLLFGESADV; from the exons ATGAAAGCTATTG ctGTGAAATCTGAAAGCTATTGGCAATGCTGTG CTATTGACAAtgct GATGATGTTGATTCACCG GTTTGGACCGAAAGTGAGGACAAAACTTTTCTTGATGCATGTATCCATGAACTAACCACTAATGGTCGTGAGGGTTCTGGGCTTAAG GTGAAACTGAAAAACAAAACCGGCAATATATATGAtcctataaaaaataaatttaatctgACCGATGAACAATGGAAGGAAGAGGGGAAG TTGAACAAGTACGTGCTGTCATTGAAAACTAGACCCCTGCTGTTTCCTGATCTTTGCACACAACTATTTGAAGGATCGACCTCAACCGGCTTTCAAAGTTGGGGGCCATCTTCTACAGTCCCTCGTCCTGTAGAAGAATTTAGTGCCCATGATTTTGATGATGGTGTTCCAATGGAAACCTCAACACAACACGTAGGTGTAAGTGAAGAATCTTCGGGGCGTTCAAAAAATACAAAAGTTGGTGGAAACAAAAGAGTTGGTGGGAAAAAAAGAGATGCAAGGGCATTAGAAGTTGAAGAGGAGATTGTCAAGCTTGCAAGGTCGTTAGtagaaaaaaatgaaagaattgaAAAAAGTGAAAAGGATAAGGATGTTGATGCGTGTATGGAGAAATTAAACAAAATGGAATGGGGAAAAGAAGATGAAAGATACAAGACCGCTCTTTTGCTATTTGGTGAAAGTGCTGATGTTTGA
- the LOC128127858 gene encoding uncharacterized protein LOC128127858 has translation MCFAKEIIVPTTPNPTRHNSEQHRRLKNIFSGAIGALDGTLVHAVVPVDQQTRYRGRGKGECFQNVIGICAFDMIFTFVWAGWEDKYYLCDAAYTNTRGFMAPYRNTRYWLADFRRGRPLTREERFNYAHAQLRNVIECAYGVLKARFPILKQMAPYPFTVQRDIVIACVAVHNFIRKYNIEHDLFRNFEEDTMVTPDVQGGGIDRENIQGIEWGPEAIKYMCVLRDQIANQLLSPTLR, from the exons ATGTgttttgcaaaagaaattatagtaccaaCAACTCCTAATCCAACAAGACATAACTCGGAACAACATAGAcggttaaaaaatattttttccggAGCAATAGGTGCATTAGATGGAACTCTTGTACATGCGGTTGTACCCGTTGATCAACAAACTCGTTataggggaagaggaaaaggagaatgttttcaaaatgtaataGGAATTTGTgcttttgatatgatattcacctttgtTTGGGCTGGATGGGAAG ataaatattacctttgtgatgccGCATATACAAACACTCGTGGGTTTATGGCTCCATACCGCAatactaggtattggttagccgatttTCGAAGAGGCAGACCTTTAACTAGAGAAGAAAGGTTCAATTATGCtcatgcacaacttagaaatgttattgagtgtgcttatggtgtattgaaGGCGAGATTCCCAATCTTAAAACAAATGGCCCCTTATCCTTTTACAGTGCAAAGAGACATAGTCATTGCTTGTGTCgcggtccataattttataaggaagTACAATATAGAACATGACTTGTTTAGAAATTTTGAGGAGGACACTATGGTTACTCCTGACGTCCAAGGTGGGGGAattgatagagaaaacatacaagGCATAGAATGGGGTCCAGAAGCCATTAAATATATGTGTGTTTTGCGTGATCAGATTGCAAATCAATTACTCTCACCTACTTTACGttaa